In Terriglobus sp. TAA 43, a single window of DNA contains:
- a CDS encoding bifunctional YncE family protein/alkaline phosphatase family protein, with translation MRLMSSSKGSTVRLFSACLLIGSGLAWGQAKPAPAKGRDFDTAAPKEEIMGTGKAAAGANSEVGSPNRTVGPQRDGSIVVSDNQVLTPAGKIVEMGTPVRVKAIALNPNRMVHSAAVLLMGSPQPIIVFDTVAGKVLQRFTPEDAGATAKDTTAGSFTGITYSADGSKLLFSQDNNHVVITKVDKKTGLLSSEQRVKLPEPPADGRTYHNAKSINPGGIAFSADGKRAYVALNVANTLGVIDLTSSPAKLISQIPVGNVPNSVVVSGNYAYVTNEGGRPATGEDFTNDSDGTAIVVDRKDAFTITGTVSVVDLTAGKEVKTIPVGLHPVGMAISGSKLYVANAYSDSLSIVDLQTDKVMRTISLSVPIGNGAFGAGPNGVAVTDDGKAYVTLGQANAVAVVNLQGREANPVVGYIPTAYFPTSITYDKARKQILVADDKGLGSRGNTTIKENVVGYNTHGDMGVANLIAEPNSVELAKFSKQVFDNNHWNLTTNIEVGKEFIDPRAVAVAVPKHIGEPSLIKHVFLIIKENRTYDQMLGDVKWGNGSPELAMFASAVPNQHAMVKRFPLLDNVYAPSRQSADGHPWIGMSGSFYSNDILSPDWIRSYPGGGAEDPLTYTPMGFLWTGLEAKGLTAKLYGEWSSGATIAHKADGSAYTWTDFYNTSLCKEGKAPASSCVVPDDAIHVSSVIPSAAKIMDPHYPPFNLNIPDQYRVDYWIKDFQAMDSAGKVPNLTILWLPNDHTAGASKGMPDPMSYQADNDLALGRMVEAISHSKVWGDSAIFVEEDDSQGGADHVDGHRQPVFIISPYTVASQTPGEGKAIHTTYTAENINRTIENILGTQPLTQFDLVASPMFDAFQNTPDLTPYDVVPAVLPLDHGPGLKGAQAVSSNPMEKAWFKATATVMKGKYDKADAVEPNFLNHSTWYVVTGWARPYPGEDKVMLPGPLVKVAKKYNGDGDDD, from the coding sequence ATGCGTCTGATGTCTTCCTCTAAAGGTTCTACGGTTCGTTTGTTTTCAGCCTGTCTGCTGATTGGTTCTGGTTTGGCCTGGGGGCAGGCAAAACCTGCTCCCGCCAAAGGCAGGGATTTTGATACGGCTGCCCCAAAAGAAGAAATCATGGGGACGGGGAAGGCTGCAGCGGGCGCAAACTCTGAGGTAGGCAGCCCGAATCGCACGGTGGGACCGCAGCGGGATGGCTCGATTGTTGTTTCCGACAACCAAGTGCTGACGCCTGCGGGCAAGATTGTTGAGATGGGCACGCCTGTGCGCGTGAAGGCGATTGCGCTCAATCCCAATCGCATGGTTCATAGTGCGGCTGTGTTGCTGATGGGATCGCCGCAGCCGATCATCGTATTCGATACGGTGGCGGGAAAGGTGCTGCAGCGGTTTACTCCTGAAGACGCGGGAGCCACTGCGAAGGACACCACCGCGGGATCGTTTACGGGCATTACGTATTCCGCCGATGGCTCGAAGCTGCTTTTCAGCCAAGACAACAACCACGTTGTGATTACGAAGGTGGATAAGAAGACGGGTCTTCTGAGCAGTGAGCAGCGAGTGAAACTGCCTGAGCCGCCCGCGGATGGGCGCACGTATCACAATGCGAAGTCAATCAATCCGGGAGGCATTGCATTCTCAGCGGATGGTAAGCGTGCCTATGTTGCGTTGAATGTTGCGAACACGCTCGGAGTGATTGACCTTACATCGTCTCCCGCGAAATTGATTAGCCAGATTCCTGTTGGCAATGTGCCGAACAGTGTTGTGGTGAGCGGGAACTATGCGTATGTGACCAATGAAGGGGGACGGCCCGCTACTGGCGAGGATTTCACTAACGATTCGGATGGTACGGCGATCGTTGTTGACCGGAAGGATGCTTTCACGATCACTGGCACGGTGTCTGTTGTTGACCTGACAGCGGGTAAGGAAGTGAAGACCATCCCGGTTGGTTTGCATCCGGTAGGGATGGCGATTTCCGGTTCGAAGCTCTATGTTGCGAATGCTTATAGCGATAGTCTTTCGATCGTTGATCTTCAGACCGATAAGGTGATGCGCACGATTAGCCTTAGCGTTCCGATTGGAAATGGTGCGTTTGGCGCTGGTCCCAATGGCGTTGCCGTTACGGATGATGGCAAGGCTTATGTAACGCTGGGGCAGGCGAATGCTGTTGCCGTTGTGAACCTGCAGGGGCGCGAAGCGAATCCCGTGGTTGGTTATATTCCTACGGCTTACTTCCCAACTTCCATCACGTATGACAAGGCGCGGAAACAGATTCTGGTGGCCGATGATAAGGGGCTGGGATCACGCGGTAATACGACGATCAAAGAAAACGTAGTTGGCTACAACACGCACGGCGATATGGGGGTTGCGAACCTGATTGCGGAGCCGAATTCTGTTGAACTGGCGAAGTTCAGCAAGCAGGTGTTTGATAACAATCACTGGAACCTGACGACGAACATTGAAGTTGGGAAAGAGTTCATTGATCCGCGGGCTGTGGCGGTCGCGGTGCCAAAGCATATTGGTGAGCCTTCGCTGATCAAGCATGTGTTTTTGATCATTAAAGAGAACCGCACGTACGACCAGATGCTGGGTGATGTGAAGTGGGGGAATGGATCGCCTGAGTTGGCGATGTTTGCTTCTGCTGTGCCGAATCAGCATGCGATGGTGAAGCGGTTCCCGCTGTTGGACAACGTGTATGCGCCGAGTCGTCAATCGGCTGATGGTCATCCGTGGATTGGTATGTCGGGTTCGTTTTATTCCAACGACATTCTGTCGCCGGATTGGATTCGTTCGTACCCGGGTGGTGGTGCAGAGGATCCGCTGACCTATACGCCGATGGGATTTCTGTGGACGGGACTTGAGGCAAAGGGACTTACCGCGAAGCTGTATGGCGAATGGAGCAGCGGCGCTACGATTGCGCATAAGGCTGATGGATCGGCTTATACGTGGACGGATTTCTATAACACTTCGCTATGCAAGGAAGGCAAGGCTCCGGCTTCCAGTTGCGTTGTTCCGGATGATGCCATTCATGTGAGTTCGGTGATTCCTTCTGCGGCGAAGATTATGGATCCGCACTATCCGCCGTTCAATTTGAATATTCCCGATCAATATCGCGTGGATTACTGGATCAAAGATTTTCAGGCGATGGATTCCGCAGGAAAGGTACCTAACTTAACTATTCTTTGGCTGCCGAATGACCACACGGCGGGTGCTTCAAAGGGAATGCCTGATCCGATGAGTTATCAGGCAGACAACGATCTGGCGCTTGGCCGCATGGTTGAGGCGATCAGTCACAGCAAGGTGTGGGGCGATTCGGCCATCTTTGTTGAGGAAGATGATTCGCAGGGTGGGGCCGACCATGTGGATGGACATCGTCAACCGGTGTTTATCATCAGCCCCTACACCGTTGCGTCGCAGACTCCCGGTGAAGGCAAGGCGATTCACACGACGTATACCGCTGAGAACATCAACCGGACGATTGAAAACATTCTTGGCACGCAGCCGCTGACGCAGTTTGATCTGGTGGCTTCGCCGATGTTTGACGCGTTCCAGAACACGCCTGATCTGACTCCGTATGACGTTGTGCCTGCGGTGCTGCCGCTGGATCATGGGCCTGGGTTGAAGGGTGCTCAGGCTGTTTCGTCGAACCCGATGGAGAAGGCCTGGTTCAAGGCTACGGCGACGGTGATGAAGGGTAAGTACGACAAGGCCGATGCGGTTGAACCGAACTTCCTGAATCATTCCACGTGGTATGTGGTGACGGGATGGGCGCGCCCTTATCCTGGTGAAGATAAGGTGATGCTGCCGGGGCCTTTGGTGAAGGTTGCGAAGAAGTACAACGGAGATGGGGACGACGACTAA
- a CDS encoding heme exporter protein CcmB gives MIYLRTVWLHLKKDLRLEWRSREAVAGMLFFTLLIAVAFAMAFDPTGYPAMARQMSGGLLWVGLLFAATTSLNISWERERRNQVMDAHRMSAAPPSALFLGKALANFLFVAFIEAVLAPVFIVFYNLHPLGEIKWLLLILPLGTWAIVANGTFFAALGLRSRNRALMLPAILFPISIPALLGVTQATTAVITGDFEPGMWVRLIFGFDVIFTTACILLFGTVLHAE, from the coding sequence GTGATCTATCTCCGCACCGTCTGGCTCCACCTCAAGAAAGATCTTCGGCTCGAATGGCGAAGCCGCGAAGCCGTCGCTGGCATGCTCTTCTTCACATTGCTGATCGCGGTAGCCTTTGCAATGGCATTCGACCCCACCGGCTATCCCGCCATGGCAAGACAAATGAGCGGCGGCCTTCTCTGGGTGGGCTTACTCTTCGCCGCAACGACCTCGCTCAACATCTCATGGGAACGCGAACGCCGCAATCAAGTCATGGACGCGCACCGCATGAGCGCCGCACCGCCATCCGCACTCTTCCTCGGCAAGGCGCTGGCAAACTTCCTCTTCGTGGCCTTCATTGAAGCCGTACTCGCGCCGGTCTTCATCGTCTTTTACAACCTGCATCCGCTGGGCGAGATCAAGTGGCTCTTGCTGATCCTGCCACTGGGAACGTGGGCCATCGTAGCCAACGGCACGTTCTTCGCCGCGCTGGGTCTGCGCAGCCGCAACCGCGCTCTGATGTTGCCAGCAATTCTCTTCCCCATCTCCATCCCGGCGCTGCTCGGTGTCACGCAGGCCACCACCGCCGTCATCACCGGCGATTTTGAACCCGGCATGTGGGTGCGCCTGATCTTCGGGTTTGACGTCATCTTCACCACCGCATGCATCCTTCTCTTCGGAACCGTGCTCCACGCCGAATAA
- a CDS encoding serine hydrolase: MRRIEWYQRTCLLVIASVAMSLLYRAQAQQPAPSADTQTQISHIENGLLPSVIIKGQPVAGMHVTDRMRYYHVPGVSIAYFDHGKIQWTKAYGVADVQTGRLVTPETLFQAGSISKPIAALGALSLVRSGKLKLDENVNNELRSWHIPENEFTTNQKVTLRRLLSHSAGVGVHGFSGYEVGQPLPTVIQILDGLKPAASPPVRVETVPGLVYSYSGGGMMIVQLLMMEKSGKSFPAVMRSQVLGPIGMIQSTYEQPLPSNLVSSAALGYGSHGSPLPGGFHVIPEMAAGGLWSTPSDLARAAIEVQKEYAGTSDRILTQALAKDMLSRQKDNWGLGFEVEKPGATPRFDHFGVNTGFVSVLEAYRDQGQGVVIMTNGQQGEKLITELLRSIAHEYAWPDLQPVEHTLIKLDPASLEGLEGTYDQADKDGQDKLTVTIRDGKPYISGSYSVGSTYHFGFSEPCELLPETRDQYFTLQTSAASFRFERASEGRVDRCIVISGTNQRDAKKL; this comes from the coding sequence ATGCGCAGAATTGAGTGGTATCAACGTACCTGCTTGCTCGTCATCGCATCCGTAGCAATGTCGCTGCTGTATCGGGCGCAAGCACAACAGCCCGCACCCAGTGCTGACACACAGACTCAGATCTCTCATATCGAGAATGGGTTACTGCCTTCGGTGATCATCAAAGGCCAGCCCGTGGCCGGAATGCACGTGACCGACAGGATGCGCTACTACCATGTGCCGGGTGTGAGCATCGCCTACTTCGATCATGGAAAGATCCAATGGACAAAGGCCTACGGTGTTGCAGACGTACAAACAGGCCGTCTGGTGACTCCGGAGACACTCTTTCAGGCGGGCTCCATCAGCAAACCGATTGCCGCGCTCGGCGCGCTTAGCCTGGTACGAAGTGGCAAGCTCAAGCTTGATGAGAATGTAAACAACGAACTTCGCTCATGGCACATTCCCGAGAATGAGTTCACGACAAACCAGAAGGTGACGCTTCGCAGACTCCTTAGCCATAGTGCAGGCGTGGGTGTTCATGGATTTAGCGGCTACGAAGTGGGGCAGCCGCTACCCACGGTGATTCAGATACTGGATGGCTTGAAACCAGCAGCCTCACCGCCGGTGCGCGTCGAGACCGTGCCTGGTTTGGTATATAGCTATTCAGGCGGCGGCATGATGATCGTCCAGTTGCTGATGATGGAGAAGTCGGGGAAGAGCTTTCCAGCAGTGATGCGCAGTCAGGTGCTTGGCCCCATTGGCATGATTCAGAGCACGTATGAACAGCCACTGCCGTCCAATCTGGTCAGTAGCGCAGCACTGGGATACGGATCACATGGTTCGCCTCTCCCCGGTGGTTTCCACGTCATCCCCGAGATGGCTGCTGGAGGCTTATGGTCGACGCCCTCCGACCTTGCGCGCGCAGCAATTGAAGTGCAAAAGGAATATGCCGGAACATCCGACAGGATTCTGACGCAAGCTTTGGCGAAGGATATGCTGAGTCGCCAGAAGGACAATTGGGGTTTAGGTTTCGAAGTTGAGAAGCCTGGTGCAACGCCTCGTTTTGATCATTTTGGGGTGAACACAGGCTTCGTCTCCGTGCTGGAAGCGTATCGCGACCAAGGACAAGGAGTCGTGATTATGACCAATGGACAACAGGGCGAAAAGCTTATTACAGAGCTTCTTCGTTCCATTGCCCATGAGTATGCGTGGCCGGATCTTCAACCTGTCGAGCATACGTTGATCAAACTTGATCCCGCTTCGCTGGAAGGTCTGGAGGGAACGTATGATCAGGCGGATAAGGATGGGCAGGACAAACTAACGGTCACAATCCGAGACGGGAAACCCTACATCTCTGGCTCCTACAGTGTGGGGTCGACCTATCATTTTGGATTTTCGGAGCCATGTGAGTTACTGCCCGAAACGCGCGACCAGTACTTCACCTTGCAGACAAGTGCTGCCAGCTTTCGCTTTGAAAGGGCCAGCGAAGGTCGAGTGGATCGTTGCATCGTGATTTCAGGAACGAATCAGCGTGACGCCAAGAAACTATAG
- the ccsA gene encoding cytochrome c biogenesis protein CcsA, giving the protein MKRLFWMLCGLSVALLAWGLYEAIFVAPTEATMGPIQRIFYWHVPINISAEIFPYANMIASIAFLATRRKNHALAMKLDAFAIASAEISVLYVGLGLATGMLWGRPVWGIWWAWDARLTSFLMLFLLYVSYLLVRSFSSSSQAPVIAAVLSVFAGIDIPIVFESITWWRTQHPAPVLRGDGALDPVMKTAFLWNMVAWFFWGCTLIWARYAIVRREQQIAEREAMEALEA; this is encoded by the coding sequence ATGAAGCGCCTTTTCTGGATGTTGTGCGGTCTGAGCGTGGCCCTGCTGGCATGGGGTTTGTACGAGGCCATTTTCGTTGCTCCCACGGAAGCCACCATGGGACCGATTCAGCGGATCTTCTATTGGCATGTGCCAATTAACATCTCCGCCGAAATCTTCCCCTATGCGAACATGATCGCGTCGATCGCCTTCCTGGCGACGCGTCGCAAAAATCACGCCTTGGCTATGAAGTTGGACGCCTTTGCCATTGCCTCCGCAGAAATCTCCGTTCTTTATGTAGGCCTCGGTCTCGCCACCGGGATGTTGTGGGGGCGTCCCGTGTGGGGCATCTGGTGGGCATGGGATGCCCGCCTGACCAGCTTCCTGATGCTCTTCCTGCTCTACGTCAGCTACCTGTTGGTGCGCAGCTTCTCCTCCAGCAGCCAGGCACCGGTAATTGCAGCAGTACTCAGTGTCTTTGCTGGTATTGATATTCCCATCGTCTTCGAATCCATCACCTGGTGGCGCACGCAGCATCCCGCACCGGTTTTGCGCGGAGACGGCGCATTGGACCCGGTAATGAAGACCGCCTTCCTCTGGAACATGGTGGCGTGGTTCTTCTGGGGATGCACTCTCATCTGGGCGCGTTACGCCATCGTTCGTCGTGAACAGCAGATCGCAGAACGCGAAGCCATGGAAGCACTGGAGGCATAA
- the thiC gene encoding phosphomethylpyrimidine synthase ThiC: MGRRHESMSTSTNGHKHNGNDYTVPKPREQWIVNRKAEAAKTGDWNMSQMHFARKGLITEEMAYVAHKEKLEAEFIRQEIAKGTMIIPANINHVELEPMCIGVGSLCKINANIGNSAITSNVDEELRKLHTAVHYGADTVMDLSTGGDIPMIREAILRHSPVPIGTVPLYEALSRVKRVEDLNIDIYMDVLEEQAQQGVDYFTIHAGVLIQYVPMVSKRITGIVSRGGAIMAQWMTSNHKQNFLYENIERIHKLMAKYDVSYSFGDGLRPGCVADASDEAQFAELATLGELTRSAWKHDVQVMIEGPGHVPMDKIKEQVDKEVELCDGAPFYVLGPLVTDIAPGYDHITSAIGAAMIGWHGAAMLCYVTPKEHLGLPNEKDVKDGIIAYKIAAHAADIARHRPGARDRDDAISHARYTFDWDAQFDLSLDPETARGMHDETLPDDYYKEAAFCSMCGPKFCSMNWSSKVDKYNEEVHGLKKPELTQIMTEQLVSLRG, encoded by the coding sequence CTGGGCAGGAGACACGAATCCATGAGCACATCGACGAACGGGCACAAGCATAACGGGAACGACTACACCGTTCCAAAGCCGCGCGAGCAATGGATTGTGAACCGCAAGGCTGAAGCCGCCAAGACCGGCGACTGGAACATGAGCCAGATGCACTTCGCGCGTAAGGGCCTGATCACGGAAGAGATGGCTTACGTTGCACACAAGGAGAAGCTGGAGGCCGAGTTCATCCGCCAGGAGATCGCCAAGGGAACGATGATTATCCCGGCGAACATCAATCATGTTGAGCTGGAGCCGATGTGCATTGGCGTGGGTTCACTATGCAAGATCAACGCCAACATCGGCAACAGCGCCATCACGAGCAACGTGGATGAGGAGCTGCGCAAGCTGCATACTGCTGTGCACTATGGCGCGGATACGGTGATGGACCTGTCGACCGGCGGCGATATCCCGATGATCCGCGAGGCCATTCTGCGGCATTCGCCCGTGCCCATCGGAACGGTGCCGTTGTATGAGGCGCTTTCGCGTGTGAAGCGTGTTGAGGATCTCAACATCGACATCTACATGGACGTGCTGGAAGAGCAGGCGCAGCAAGGCGTGGACTACTTCACGATCCATGCTGGCGTGCTGATCCAGTATGTGCCGATGGTGTCGAAGCGCATCACAGGCATCGTGTCACGCGGCGGCGCCATTATGGCGCAGTGGATGACGAGCAATCACAAGCAGAACTTCCTGTACGAGAACATCGAACGCATCCACAAGCTGATGGCGAAGTACGACGTCAGCTACTCGTTTGGTGACGGCCTGCGTCCCGGATGCGTTGCCGATGCCAGCGATGAGGCACAGTTTGCCGAGTTGGCGACATTGGGCGAGTTGACGCGCAGTGCGTGGAAGCACGATGTGCAGGTGATGATCGAAGGTCCGGGCCACGTGCCGATGGACAAGATCAAGGAGCAGGTGGACAAGGAAGTGGAGCTTTGCGATGGCGCTCCGTTCTACGTGCTTGGACCGCTGGTTACCGATATTGCTCCGGGTTATGACCACATCACCAGTGCGATTGGCGCGGCGATGATTGGCTGGCACGGCGCGGCGATGCTCTGCTACGTAACGCCGAAGGAACATCTCGGACTGCCGAACGAGAAGGACGTGAAGGACGGCATCATCGCGTACAAGATTGCGGCTCATGCTGCGGATATTGCGCGTCATCGTCCGGGTGCGCGTGATCGTGATGATGCGATCAGCCATGCTCGTTACACGTTCGACTGGGATGCGCAGTTTGACCTGTCGTTGGATCCTGAAACCGCTCGCGGTATGCACGATGAGACGCTGCCGGATGACTATTACAAGGAAGCGGCTTTCTGCAGCATGTGCGGACCGAAGTTCTGCTCGATGAACTGGTCTTCGAAGGTCGACAAGTACAACGAGGAAGTTCATGGACTGAAGAAGCCGGAACTGACCCAGATCATGACGGAGCAACTCGTTTCGTTGCGCGGATAG
- a CDS encoding TetR/AcrR family transcriptional regulator, whose amino-acid sequence MAAARRVFARDGFEVARLQDIAQEAGKTRGALYAHFKDKEDLFFALIEENMEADGEFYRTRLTPESTREERVAALVDHMEAMLCDRKRVMLYLEFKMYAIRHPHKQKRLAELHQALCVKGMDSKLHLVPELHEDNSQKRRAIFAAFGAVLDGLALNLYFDPGALSQEEVRSRIEQMVRERVV is encoded by the coding sequence ATGGCTGCGGCTCGGCGCGTCTTTGCGCGCGATGGGTTTGAAGTGGCTCGCCTGCAGGATATCGCGCAGGAAGCGGGCAAGACGCGCGGCGCGCTCTACGCCCACTTTAAGGACAAAGAAGATCTCTTTTTCGCATTGATCGAAGAGAACATGGAGGCGGACGGGGAATTCTATAGGACTCGGCTTACGCCCGAATCAACGCGCGAAGAACGTGTGGCTGCGCTTGTGGATCATATGGAAGCTATGTTGTGTGATCGCAAACGTGTGATGCTTTACCTGGAATTCAAAATGTACGCTATCCGGCATCCCCATAAACAAAAGCGTCTGGCGGAGCTTCACCAGGCACTTTGTGTGAAGGGCATGGATTCCAAGTTGCACCTGGTACCGGAGCTGCATGAAGACAACTCGCAAAAGCGGCGAGCGATCTTTGCTGCATTTGGTGCTGTGCTGGACGGCCTTGCGCTGAATCTGTATTTCGATCCGGGAGCACTTTCGCAGGAGGAAGTGCGCTCCCGCATTGAACAGATGGTGCGCGAACGCGTTGTTTAA
- a CDS encoding YncE family protein: MKVSRSITLASLPLLLLAGGCNRMRFPQLAANYREYAYVANNAVGTVTVLDLVNFRADRTLQVGAQPSAIAVNPTRNEVYVTNSGSSTVTAINADNNSIAATIGVQRGPTGIDVDSTGKRAYVTNADSNSVSVIDLATHRSIATVAAGVQPATVRVSPDNRSLVVANRGAGSVSVYAIGEDHPLQLRSTYDKCSGAADIAILGDSSKAFITCPGNDEVMAVSLSSAPGTWEAKQDPASMQDHLLARLRVGKQPGHIALKPDSGEIFVSNYGSDSVSEISTYTNEVGGTYLIGTQPTRGIVGADNTSLWVAANGSDSVSLYSIDDGRMSNSIHTGPGPDAMAMSPGQPVLLVADSRGADVAVIRTRATRGPELFTMLPAGPHPVAIGIKAYKSH; encoded by the coding sequence GTGAAGGTAAGCCGCTCCATCACTCTTGCTTCCCTGCCGCTTCTGCTCCTTGCAGGCGGATGCAATCGTATGCGTTTTCCGCAACTCGCGGCGAACTACCGCGAATACGCGTACGTCGCGAATAATGCAGTTGGCACCGTGACCGTCCTCGATCTGGTGAACTTCCGCGCCGACCGCACATTGCAGGTGGGTGCTCAGCCCAGTGCCATTGCCGTGAATCCCACGCGCAACGAAGTCTACGTCACCAACTCCGGCAGCAGCACCGTCACCGCCATCAACGCGGACAACAACTCCATCGCCGCCACCATCGGCGTGCAACGCGGCCCGACCGGCATCGACGTTGATTCCACCGGCAAGCGCGCGTACGTAACGAATGCCGACTCCAACTCCGTCAGCGTCATCGACCTCGCAACGCATCGCAGCATTGCAACCGTAGCCGCTGGCGTTCAGCCTGCCACAGTGCGCGTGTCGCCTGACAATCGTTCGCTGGTTGTGGCCAATCGTGGCGCGGGTTCCGTCTCTGTCTATGCGATCGGCGAAGACCATCCGTTGCAGCTTCGTTCCACCTACGACAAGTGCTCCGGCGCAGCCGACATCGCCATCCTTGGCGACTCTTCCAAAGCCTTCATCACCTGCCCCGGCAACGATGAAGTCATGGCCGTCAGCCTCTCTTCCGCACCCGGAACATGGGAAGCCAAGCAGGACCCCGCATCCATGCAGGACCACTTGCTGGCGCGACTGCGCGTTGGCAAGCAGCCCGGACACATTGCCCTGAAGCCCGATAGCGGTGAGATTTTCGTCAGCAACTACGGCTCTGACAGCGTCAGTGAAATCTCCACCTACACCAACGAAGTGGGCGGCACCTACCTCATCGGCACACAGCCCACGCGCGGTATAGTCGGTGCGGACAACACATCGCTCTGGGTCGCAGCGAACGGCTCAGACTCCGTAAGCCTCTACTCCATCGACGATGGACGCATGTCCAACAGCATCCACACCGGCCCCGGCCCCGATGCCATGGCCATGTCACCGGGACAACCTGTGCTGCTGGTCGCCGACTCGCGCGGTGCAGACGTGGCGGTCATTCGCACACGCGCCACACGCGGTCCTGAGTTGTTCACCATGTTGCCTGCCGGACCACATCCCGTTGCTATCGGGATCAAGGCCTACAAGTCACATTAA
- a CDS encoding cytochrome c maturation protein CcmE, which translates to MSQSGRSSVKVIVATVVIVGAVLFLAIAGARDSKATSYYCTIGELQTMGQKAYKRNLRVAGNVKPGSIQRVGTHAQFVLLEQGKELTVNYQGTEPPPDTFKDDAQALAMGHLGRDGVFQATELQAKCASKYAPAPNGAKPGTQPAGTPSAAPTATLVAPLK; encoded by the coding sequence ATGTCCCAGTCCGGTCGTTCCTCCGTCAAGGTCATCGTCGCCACCGTCGTCATCGTCGGTGCTGTCCTGTTCCTCGCCATTGCGGGCGCACGTGACAGCAAGGCCACCAGCTACTACTGCACCATCGGCGAACTCCAGACCATGGGCCAGAAGGCCTACAAGCGCAACCTGCGCGTGGCAGGCAACGTGAAGCCCGGCTCCATCCAACGCGTGGGCACGCACGCTCAGTTCGTCCTGCTGGAACAGGGTAAGGAACTCACCGTGAACTACCAGGGCACTGAACCGCCACCAGACACCTTCAAGGACGACGCCCAGGCATTAGCCATGGGCCACCTCGGCCGCGATGGCGTCTTCCAGGCCACCGAACTCCAGGCCAAGTGCGCCAGCAAGTACGCCCCCGCTCCCAACGGAGCGAAGCCCGGCACCCAACCCGCCGGAACTCCCAGCGCCGCTCCTACAGCTACGCTTGTTGCACCTTTGAAATAG
- the ybaK gene encoding Cys-tRNA(Pro) deacylase, whose amino-acid sequence MKTNAARLLDKLNIKYETREYEVSPNDLTAGTVARKIDMPVEQVFKTLLCRLHDGEYVFGVVPGNSELDLKKLALAAEAKRAELTSLKDVEPLTGYIRGGVTVMGAKKAYRAFADESIELFDTISVSAGTRGLQLLLAPADYIRAAEAQVADITKDGVTVE is encoded by the coding sequence ATGAAGACGAACGCCGCACGTCTGCTAGACAAACTGAACATCAAGTACGAAACCCGCGAGTACGAAGTCAGCCCTAACGACCTCACCGCAGGCACAGTCGCACGCAAGATCGACATGCCCGTCGAGCAGGTCTTCAAAACACTCCTCTGTCGCCTCCACGACGGTGAATATGTCTTCGGCGTCGTTCCCGGCAACAGCGAACTCGACCTGAAGAAACTCGCCTTGGCAGCAGAAGCAAAGAGAGCCGAACTGACCTCATTGAAAGACGTAGAGCCACTCACTGGCTACATCCGCGGCGGCGTGACCGTCATGGGCGCGAAGAAGGCGTACCGCGCATTCGCTGACGAATCCATCGAGCTCTTCGACACAATCAGCGTCTCCGCTGGCACGCGCGGTCTGCAGCTCCTTCTTGCACCCGCCGACTACATTCGCGCAGCAGAAGCTCAAGTCGCCGACATCACGAAAGATGGAGTGACCGTCGAGTGA
- a CDS encoding ABC transporter ATP-binding protein, translating to MQSIPNLAAEVTNLSRLYGSFAALKRVSCTFESGGFHVLLGPNGAGKSTLLRTLAGLITPTSGTVTTLGGTPFNERHRMAYMSHAPMLYEELTAMENLRYFLRLQNPGATCDCVGSPEMALRAVGIDPFLTRPVSQFSQGMRQRVSMARALVSDPELLLLDEPFSNMDVSGAKELVTLLLDFRTWPLVGGRKRTVIVTTHQFELVHHAADSVIHMRHGSIVTPNAEAAA from the coding sequence ATGCAGTCCATTCCCAATTTGGCAGCAGAGGTCACAAACCTCTCCCGGCTTTACGGCAGCTTCGCTGCACTCAAGCGTGTCTCCTGCACCTTTGAATCGGGTGGATTCCACGTCCTGCTCGGTCCCAACGGCGCAGGCAAATCCACGCTCCTCCGCACGCTCGCCGGACTCATCACGCCGACATCAGGAACCGTAACGACACTTGGCGGCACACCCTTCAACGAGCGTCATCGCATGGCTTACATGAGCCACGCACCCATGCTCTACGAAGAGCTAACCGCGATGGAAAACCTCCGCTACTTCCTGCGCCTTCAGAATCCCGGCGCAACGTGCGACTGCGTTGGTTCACCAGAGATGGCATTGCGTGCAGTCGGCATCGATCCCTTCCTCACGCGCCCCGTATCGCAGTTCTCGCAGGGCATGCGCCAGCGCGTCTCGATGGCACGTGCACTCGTTAGCGATCCTGAACTTCTGCTACTCGACGAGCCATTCAGCAACATGGATGTCAGCGGCGCAAAGGAACTCGTCACGCTACTACTCGACTTCCGCACCTGGCCGCTCGTTGGCGGACGCAAGCGCACCGTCATCGTCACAACGCATCAGTTCGAGCTCGTCCATCACGCAGCCGATTCCGTCATCCACATGCGCCATGGCAGCATCGTCACACCAAATGCCGAGGCGGCTGCATGA